Proteins encoded in a region of the Acipenser ruthenus chromosome 11, fAciRut3.2 maternal haplotype, whole genome shotgun sequence genome:
- the LOC131739375 gene encoding polyubiquitin-B-like gives MQIKVTTLTGTCYPVEMDPSATVRQLKQEIERRVSVPAFRQKLAMQKNGRKELEDEGRRLSECGLEHGDTVLVLVTEPKSMQVFLRNDKGQTHTYEIFPGETVTEFRQKVYRVERVPPEQQVLVCQSKTLQDGRKLEDYNISSNTTITLNLRLRGG, from the coding sequence ATGCAGATTAAAGTAACGACCTTGACGGGGACTTGTTATCCCGTGGAAATGGATCCTAGCGCCACAGTGAGGCAGCTGAAGCAGGAGATCGAGCGACGGGTCAGTGTTCCAGCGTTCCGGCAGAAACTGGCGATGCAGAAGAACGGGCGCAAAGAGCTGGAAGACGAGGGGAGGCGGCTGAGCGAGTGCGGGCTGGAGCACGGAGACACCGTGCTGGTGCTGGTCACCGAGCCCAAGTCCATGCAAGTCTTCTTGCGGAACGACAAGGGCCAGACGCATACATACGAGATCTTCCCGGGGGAGACGGTCACCGAGTTCCGGCAGAAGGTTTATCGGGTGGAAAGGGTTCCACCGGAGCAACAGGTGCTCGTCTGTCAATCCAAGACGCTTCAGGACGGCAGGAAATTGGAGGATTACAACATCAGCTCCAATACTACCATCACCTTGAACCTGCGTCTGAGAGGAGGCTAA
- the LOC131739373 gene encoding polyubiquitin-B-like, with amino-acid sequence MQIKVTTLTGTCYPVEMDPSATVGQLKQEIERRVSVPAFRQKLAMQKNGRKELEDEGRRLSECGLEHGDTVLVLVTEPKSMQVFLQNDKSKTHTYEIFPGETVTEFRQKVYRVEKVPPEQQVLLYESKPLQDGRKLEDYNIRPHTTITLNLRLRGG; translated from the coding sequence ATGCAGATTAAAGTCACGACCTTGACGGGGACTTGTTATCCCGTGGAAATGGATCCCAGCGCCACAGTGGGGCAGCTGAAGCAGGAGATCGAGCGTCGGGTCAGTGTTCCAGCGTTCCGGCAGAAACTGGCGATGCAGAAGAACGGGCGCAAAGAGCTGGAAGACGAGGGGAGGCGGCTGAGCGAGTGCGGGCTGGAGCACGGAGACACCGTGCTGGTGCTGGTCACCGAGCCAAAGTCCATGCAAGTCTTCTTGCAGAATGACAAGAGCAAGACGCATACATACGAGATCTTCCCGGGGGAGACGGTCACCGAGTTCCGGCAGAAGGTTTATCGGGTGGAAAAGGTTCCACCGGAGCAACAGGTGCTCCTCTATGAATCCAAGCCGCTTCAAGACGGCAGGAAATTGGAGGATTATAACATCAGGCCCCATACTACCATCACCTTGAACCTGCGTCTGAGAGGAGGCTAA
- the LOC117426288 gene encoding polyubiquitin-B-like, translated as MQIKVTTLTGTCYPVEMDPSATVGQLKQEIERRVSVPAFRQKLAMQKNGRKELEDEGRRLSECGLEHGDTVLVLVTEPKSMQVFLRNHKGQTHTYEIFPGETVTEFRQKVYRVERVPPEQQVLVCQSKTLQDGRKLEDYNISPNTTITLNLRLRGG; from the coding sequence ATGCAGATTAAAGTCACGACCTTGACGGGGACTTGTTATCCCGTGGAAATGGATCCCAGCGCCACAGTGGGGCAGCTGAAGCAGGAGATCGAGCGTCGGGTCAGTGTTCCAGCGTTCCGGCAGAAACTGGCGATGCAGAAGAACGGGCGCAAAGAGCTGGAAGACGAGGGGAGGCGGCTGAGCGAGTGCGGGCTGGAGCACGGAGACACCGTGCTGGTGCTGGTCACCGAGCCCAAGTCCATGCAAGTCTTCTTGCGGAACCACAAGGGCCAGACGCATACATACGAGATCTTCCCGGGGGAGACGGTCACCGAGTTCCGGCAGAAGGTTTATCGGGTGGAAAGGGTTCCACCGGAGCAACAGGTGCTCGTCTGTCAATCCAAGACGCTTCAAGACGGCAGGAAATTGGAGGATTACAACATCAGCCCCAATACTACCATCACCTTGAACTTGCGTCTGAGAGGAGGCTAA